A region of the Yarrowia lipolytica chromosome 1C, complete sequence genome:
CCATCACGTGGCTTCTCCGGTCGGAAAAGTTTTATCCCTTAGCGACAATAGTTGTCCGACTCGCTTCCGAAACGCGGTTCCGTCGGGACCCTCCGATTCGGAATGACTCAGCAGCGCCGTACTAGCCAAAGTACGAAAGAGTATGCAAACCTTGATTTTCATAGTAACGGCTGCCGGAGAATAGCAAATGGATAGcactcataacctgtaTTTTAGCCGAAATTAGGCCATTTTTCGGACATTACGGATTGATAACGTGTTTCGGGGGTAAATTTACCGACCCAAACGTCTTTTCTGTCCGGTGTCTGCCCACCAATAACAGCTATTTCCGCCGACCCCCACTTGTACTCATTTTTAACTTCAGCCGTATGTCGCTTATAAGTAAGTAGGGTCTTCCTTTGAGATGAAGGCCCCGAAATAATACTTCCTAGTTGATGGACTCGTGACAAGTGAGTATTGTGAAAGAGacgagagggagagagtTTTATTTGATACCCCCCAAAACACTGATTGGTGCGGAAATTCCTCAAGTCGAATTTTCCACCCTGCTGAACTGTGTGTCCAGTGATTATTCCGAGCTGTTCTGCTGCGGGCAAATTTCTCCACGGACGTCGTTTAGACCCATCTCTAATTCTGTTCTGCTTAGGCGCCCTGCACTACTGCTGAACTACCTTTAAGGTGGTAGCTTATGCTGGGAGTTGGTTAGATGGAGCGTAGGGGTCACCGATGTGATTCACTCTCTGCAGTGGCCCCGTGAGGTGTCTCTTCTGGGTTGTCGTGATGCGTGATGAGTGATGAGTGATGAGTTACAGCGTTTGATGTGCTCCAGTGTATTTACTGCGTGGTATAACCATGTTTCAATCGATATAATCGATGCAGTTCATTCTGCTTTACCGTCTCATGGGACTCTCGATATCGTTGAAATCACTGAGGTAGTCTTTTTCAATTTggtgaagaaaaaaaacagttAATTGCTTGGACTCCACGTTGGTTGATTACTAGTTTCGGTGATTCTACTGCTTCTGTTCGGTTTTCAGTTCATCTTTGCTCTTCATCGGGTTCTTAGAAATGCTTACTCTACAATTAGTCGCTCTACATACTCTCTATCAATGTCGTTCGCGAGCGAGCCTCGATTCTCTGCCTCACTACCGTACTAACCCAGTGACCACTCAACCCCCTCTAGCTGGTCTAGACTCAGACCCTTCCAACCCACAACGCCCCAGCGGCGATTCTTCCACGTCCAACCTCGAAAACTCACCCACCCTCACACCATGTCCTCCTGCATTTCCAGACGGAGGTCTGGAAGCCTGGCTGCAAGTTCTCGGCGGCTTTTGCATCCTATTCAACTCCTGGGgagtcaccaccaccatgggAGTCTACCAGTCATACTACAGATCGTCCCTGTTGGCTGATGTGCCTCAATCGTCTACAGCCTGGATCCAGTCAATCCAAATCGCATGCATCTTCTACGGAGGAACCCTCAGTGGCCGGTTCTTCGATAAAGGATATCTCAACGTCCTGGTGGTAGGAGGCTCCATTCTCACATTCACATGCTACATGGTGCTGGCCGAATGCACAGAGTACTGGCACGTTCTTCTGTGTCAGGGACTAGGTATGGGCCTCGGTATGGGAGCCACATTTGCCCCCTCAATGGCATGCGTCTCGCAATACTTCTCCAAGAAACGAGGCCTGGCTATCGGCATCTGTAGTGCTGGCGCAGGTGTGGCAGGTATCGTGCTGCCCATCATGGCAAACAACTTGTTGCCTAGCGACAAGATCGGCTTTGCAGCGACTACCAGAGCGCTGGCAGGCGTCTACGCGGGCATGGCTATCATTGCTATTTGTATCCTGCGCTACAGGAAACATCCTGCCCAAGAAAGCAAGCTTCTCCAAATGTTTGACGTGGCTACAAAACTCCAGCGGCTCATCAATCGGTCACGCGAACCAAAGACGGAGCCCGTGTGTCCCAATGATCACGACCTCGAAATTGGTGAGTCTTCTGAAACACCAGACTCGCCTGCTACCGAAAAAGCGGTAATCAATGTGGGTGCAGAAAAGAAGTCCTGTGACAGCAACGCTCCTCATGTCAAGAAAGAGAGCAAGTTCACAATTATCGATCTGGCTACGCTCAAAAACCCTGTCTACGTGCTTTTTGTTATCGCCACTTCCCTTGCATTCCTTGTTCTCTACATCCCATACTATTACCTGCAGCAGTTTTCCATTGACCATGGAATGAGTGAACAAGTCATCAGATACACAGTCACTGTTCTATGTGCTGGTGCGACTATTGGTCGAGTGGGACCTGCTGTAATGGCTGACTATCTCGGGAAATTCAACATTCTCGTCTTCGTCAGTATGATTAACGGAATTCTGCTATTTTGCTGGATGCACCTTGACAAGCTTGCACTTCCAGGAGGTACTCAGAAACGGGACCAGTTCAGCTCCCACGAAAACATCGACTCGCGTGACGCCCAGGTCATTGTCTTTGCGTTCTTCTACGGCTTCTTTTCAGGGGCTCTGGGTACTTTCCCTCCCTTTGTTCTGCCCTCTCTAGCTCCTAGTATGGACAAGGTGGGGGTTTGTCTAGGACAGGCCTTTTTGTGTCTTGGAACCGTGTCGTTGGTAGCAAATCCCATTGCAGGATTTATCATTGGCAAAGAAGGACGGTACCATGTGGTTGCTCCTTATTGCGGAGCTGTAATGATGGCAGCTTGTCTATTGTACGTCATCACAAGAGTCAATGTTGGAGGATGGAAGTTTGGTAGGGTATAGGAATATTTAATCATCAGTAATATATTAATCTAGTAATAGACAGAAAGAATGCGAAAAGGTGAGTCTTTGATTCTTTCAatacgtacaagtagtattATAATATATCATCAGTATGTATATGTACCGTATATATACAGAAGCATGCTCAATGTCGATCGATCAAAACAACAATGGGTGACATATATACAAGGTAAGCATCATtagaagaaaaaaacaaaactgGAACCAACGTTGACGAATATTTCACCGGAAACCCATTATTCAGCCATAACTCCAACTTTTTTCTGTGGCTTACATAAGCTCCTTTCGCGTCTGATGCTCCCTCACACTAAATTGCTTAATAAGCgccgatggtttagtggtaaaatccatcgttgccatcgatgggcccccggttcgattccgggtcGGCGCAACTTGGTttacggccatatcctggttgaaaaaatacggcttcccggtccgatcagccatagtcaagcaccagagagcccagttagtattgtagtgggagaccatacgagaatcctgggtgctgtaatcttTTTCCCCGGTTGCGAAGCGGTTGACTTGGATTTTTGGTGGTTGTACTTATATCTCGTAGTCTGCGATGGTGCTCTGTTACGAGTCCTGCTACCAGACTTGGTAGATG
Encoded here:
- a CDS encoding uncharacterized protein (Compare to YALI0C07194g, weakly similar to uniprot|Q872Z4 Neurospora crassa B23B10.030 Related to monocarboxylate transporter) — encoded protein: MLTLQLVALHTLYQCRSRASLDSLPHYRTNPVTTQPPLAGLDSDPSNPQRPSGDSSTSNLENSPTLTPCPPAFPDGGLEAWLQVLGGFCILFNSWGVTTTMGVYQSYYRSSLLADVPQSSTAWIQSIQIACIFYGGTLSGRFFDKGYLNVLVVGGSILTFTCYMVLAECTEYWHVLLCQGLGMGLGMGATFAPSMACVSQYFSKKRGLAIGICSAGAGVAGIVLPIMANNLLPSDKIGFAATTRALAGVYAGMAIIAICILRYRKHPAQESKLLQMFDVATKLQRLINRSREPKTEPVCPNDHDLEIGESSETPDSPATEKAVINVGAEKKSCDSNAPHVKKESKFTIIDLATLKNPVYVLFVIATSLAFLVLYIPYYYLQQFSIDHGMSEQVIRYTVTVLCAGATIGRVGPAVMADYLGKFNILVFVSMINGILLFCWMHLDKLALPGGTQKRDQFSSHENIDSRDAQVIVFAFFYGFFSGALGTFPPFVLPSLAPSMDKVGVCLGQAFLCLGTVSLVANPIAGFIIGKEGRYHVVAPYCGAVMMAACLLYVITRVNVGGWKFGRV